A single genomic interval of Nonomuraea rubra harbors:
- a CDS encoding dihydrodipicolinate synthase family protein, which translates to MIRFLTGAAEVARGVPLVLQNPPHAKTQVPPRLLARALREVPQLIGVKMAGGDHAWYVEMTAAVPRPSIFVPGHLLATGLARGADGSYSNIAAMSPRGAVAWYRLMTTDPAAVLDVERRIGEFFRLHITPLQGPDCPTRLGNVPGRGQRLGQHRNDAALASVLRSCRRSSIHAAQAICERS; encoded by the coding sequence GTGATCCGCTTCCTCACCGGCGCCGCTGAGGTCGCCAGGGGCGTGCCACTGGTGCTGCAAAATCCGCCGCACGCCAAGACGCAGGTGCCGCCCCGGCTTCTTGCCCGGGCCCTCCGCGAGGTGCCGCAGCTGATCGGCGTGAAGATGGCCGGCGGCGACCACGCCTGGTACGTGGAGATGACCGCCGCCGTGCCAAGACCGTCGATCTTCGTTCCCGGCCACCTCCTGGCCACCGGCCTGGCCCGCGGCGCCGATGGCAGCTACTCCAACATCGCCGCGATGTCGCCGAGAGGCGCCGTTGCCTGGTACCGGCTCATGACCACGGACCCGGCGGCGGTGCTGGACGTGGAACGGCGCATCGGCGAGTTCTTCCGGCTGCACATCACACCCTTGCAGGGGCCGGACTGTCCAACCCGGCTTGGTAATGTTCCTGGCCGCGGTCAGCGGCTGGGCCAGCATCGGAACGACGCTGCGCTGGCCAGCGTCCTCCGCTCCTGCCGACGAAGCTCCATCCATGCAGCTCAAGCAATATGTGAACGGTCGTGA